TCTTACAAGGTTAGGTCACTGGAGTAAATTTAATTATACAACAATAACGCTTAGAACATCCACGAGTACGTGTATTTCTTGAAAATAATACGAGTATCGTGTTAAATGTCACGTTTAACTGCAAAGGCGGAGCCGAGCCGACCGCCGACATCGACAGGCTTGGGCGATGGCGGTCAAGTAACGGCGGCTTCAACTTCAAATCGTCAAACTTTAAAACGCATCTGCCTGACTCTAACAGCCCCTAAACAggaatttatgaaatttttagATGATAATGAACACTTACCACATGACAACGATAGATTACATCAATTTTCGACATTCACTCACAACACAAAACACTTGGCATCCACGAATCACGATTCAGTTTGACAATGACAGGCAGGCGGTCACTCGCTTCGACACTAGCGCCACGTATTGGACTTGAGTGAAGTTAGCGACAAATTGCAGTTCTACCAACCAACAGTAATGTTCTAAGGCACCCCCTAGACGATTAATTATTACGAATTGTGCAAACCGTGTATTTGCAATGATTTCTAGcaacaatgaaaataataagagattttctttttatgaattaaaaataaaaacatccgaAAATAGTTAGATAGCGCTGTACTTACAACGTTACTGGGCCTTTTATCAAAATGCCAaggcttaaataaatattactatgacctatttattattttggaaCACGGTGTAATAAAGTCACCACTCACCATTATTCAACGAGTGGAACCGCGCGATAAATGAATACGTTGTTCCTCACGCTCCTCAAGGAGATTACAACAAACAAAGCAAACCCCAGAGCTGTCGAGGtagcgagattgttcgaaagagttaccttggccctggtacataagggaTGGTAAAATGGTTTTAGTACTCTCTCACGCACGATGCACCACAGCACTCAGCAGGAGGAGTCACTTGATGATTTCTcttcaatacatacaaataagaaGTGCAGAGCAGATTTGATGCAGTTCCGGGACGTGTCGGCAGCTCACGATGctcattacatacatttcatactaatacaatatttaaaaagatgATGAATGAATTTGAATATATATGGGTTTTTACAGTGAtcctaaaaaacaaaattacattgtttctttttcatACAGGGAAGTGCTCAAACCCCTGATCAAAGTATTTTCGTAAAATGGCAATACCATTTAGCAGTCAAATGTCAAAACTGTATTTTGAAGAATTTTGAaatcgaaaaataaaaaattcttttttacaaaataactaaaaaatgttATCTCGGCATTACATTAAAATTGCTGGTGCTTCAAGAACAATACTGCACAATAGTCTGAGGCTAAATAGGAAATATATACTAGCTCCACGTTTACATAATTCGTATAATCTAAATGCGACTAGGTTAGGatctttttaaattgtttcttattttaatttatttcttctgttgatatcattaaaattttgcAGATCAATAACTGTGAATGCTCAACATAGGTTTGCAGAAAAGAATGTAGAAATTCGACATTCACCTAAAATAGCACAAGAAGAAGATTCATTACATGGAAACAGAGTTAAGAAACCGGCGTTGTCTTCTCAAGAAgtacttgaaaaatatgttgCCGCGCTTAACACAGACCTATACCAGAAGAACAGAGTATATAAGAATGACTTACAAAGAGTACTGGCTAAAGTGAAGGAGTATAACTTTTCGACTAAGAAACAAGGCTTGCTTCTGATCCGATGCTGCGGGGAATTACTGCCTGATGAGACGGCTTTGTGTCGAATGCAGATGGTGGAACAGGTGTGGAATACCATAAAGTAAGCTTTTATTTTCCATCaaacttattttctttgggTAAATTAAGATTTAACCTAGGCTGACACAGATCTTGATCTTGATGCTTACTAGCCCAATGATAGCGATTAAAAACTATGAATACAAGTAAattctacttatattttaagCTTGGTAAAACAACCATATTCCTTTTTCGAGATTTAAAtgctaataaatatatttttctttctccCAAGGCCTCATACACAATTTGGAGTAGAGCATTACAATGAGCTGCTGAAGGTGTACATAGCTAACAACAGGACTATAACAGTTAGCAACTTTATCAGCCAGATGGCACCTGCAAAGCCTACCACCACTACTTATGAGCTAATACTTAGAGCTCTTGGGGAGGTTTGTATAGAAACTTATAacctattcatttttattttacaagataATTTGATTTGtaggaaataaaattaaaataaaccacTTGGGAACTAAAAATAGGATAATATAGATTATATTTAACTGTTCAGGTTGATTTCTCTACCCCATTATttctatctattaaaatcaaCAATTTTTTATGTATTGCCAGAGGATTTTTATGATTGccctgtttttaatttaaatggggGTAGTGCAATATGTTTTCTGATTTGAACATTCAAATTAGTTTAAtctacagtttatttatttacttgttatCCTTTATATGCTAGAGCGCAGGTATATGGTAGacacatttgttttataattagtgaCACAAGCAGTTAATctgaattatatttaaattttcaggCAGGTGACCTGAACCAATCAACAGAAGTGATTTCCAACATGAAGGCACAAGGACTGCCAGCCACTGAAAGTATATTCAATTCCCTCATCATTTGTCAAGGAAAGGCAGGGTAAGTTACACAAGACACATTACGCATTGCTACTATGGCACTATACTCTTTATTTACCTTATTTTGGTTTGTACTCAAATTGAGTACAGAAATTGGTTTAAAAGACCAACAATAGGTGCCCAAAATATTAAAGTACACAAGATTATGATTTACAAGTCAAAACCTTATTTCTAAACTCCAGGAATGTCCACAACATACAAGAAGTAATGACAATGATGCGGTCACTGAACGTTGACCCCTCAATAGACACATACACGGCCACAACCAGAGCCCTTGCTTGGAACAAGAAGACTGATGCTTTATTAGATGAAATGGAAAAAGCTAAGAAGAACGGCTTACAATTTACTGAGGCACATATCATGGAGATTGTGAAGACTTTAGCTTGGGTTGCATTGTATCAGCCAATACCtaaggtaaaataataattgaataaaactagcttccatCCCCCGAATCCACAGCTTACGGTAGGAACTACTTTACGTGCAGCCagattaaaagtagccttttTCGCTCTCAATAGATaggcaaattttttttttcaaatctaaaGTTTCAGAAGTCCttgggataaaaaaaaaaactagacaaACTCTCAAAGAACTCGGTGTCTTAAtatactcaataactttattgcattccataatgtgtacaggctggtgggtaaaattaaaagaaacaaatatggaccctgtcgggcacagcaaagttagtttaTAGAGGAGAGGACGAAGAATATAGTTAAATTAGTTGACAGACACGCTATTTCCTGGGAGCATAGTCCGTCTTTTACATCAATgtcaatttaattattgaaaacgTAAATGTTTTACAATGTCATCATCTGTGTAGCCCTTTGTCAACACGTTGAGGTCAGCTTCCAGCTGtcctcattaaaaataatataataataagaattTATTCTTCTAAAATTCCAGGTTCTAAGCTATCTTCCACAAGAAATACTGAAGACACCGTCAATTACACCATTAATGCAAAGTACTTCCACACTTCTGGTGTTCCAAAACCATCCGCTAGCTGCTTTGGAAATATACAAATGCTTGCCGTTGCCTTCATTTGGGCCTAAAGATGATCAGGGATTGCATGGAAGAAGTTTGGTGCGAGATTGTGTTAAAGCCTCTATGGTAAGATTATCCAAATAATTCGTCAGCTTGTTTACTTAAAGGAAAGATAGCCCTCTTTATCTATGTTTTAGACTGGTTCGAAGTCTAAGAATATTTTCTGCTTACCGTATACAAAGCCATATAGATATAGACGCcgaaggttatatttttttcaagggGGTTTTGATTTAAGGGCTGTATGAAAATAACCTTATTTTAACATTATCTTCACTTTCAAGTAGATCTTGGTtaatacaccgtgactttttagtcgtcttacaaaggtggtccactcaatctatccgacataaaataccactataTAGACACGATTATTcattttatagccttacttaattaagataataggtgcaaagaaaaatactgaaaaaaaaatttttacctATCAAATGGTAGAAAGTAGGTAAAGTAGGCGCcgcattgatacaagattcgggcagtgctcacaacagggtgttcttataatctacgtcatgcatcataataatgaattaatttttatttttaaattattcaaatctcataaatatattttttttatatgaacgtttactagtcattggatacatgaagtgggctgccgttgtaagacgactaaaaagtcacggtgtatagcTATTGAGCTTTAAACCGTATGTATGGAGCTAAATATCTAATTATTCCCTTATCACaatattatttgcatttattCATGTTCTTATATATCTTTACTTACTGATGCCACttattacttaaatacataatttaacaaCACAGACCTATAAAGTCAAACTAATCTTAACCTTTTTTGTCTACTTTCCAGCCATCAAGCATAATAGGCCTCATAACTCAAGAACTCATGTCATCAGGCCGTAATCCGATAGCGTTACAAAACGCCTGCGAAGCCGCGTTACAGCAGGCCAAAGTACCCCTCGCATTAGATCTCATGACTAGGATGAAACAACTTGGAATTACTCTAAGATCGCATTACTTCTGGCCGATATTGCTGCATAATTCTAAGACTTATGGGGAGAAAGGTATGTTTTTTGATGTAGTTGTGTATTTGATTTAATttcgaaattaaaatttatGCAATAAGATAAAGAGTTGAAAATTTATTTTGAGAGATTGTGACGTCACTTGTAAGACTCCTATTGGAGGACAATAAGATGCTTGTAAGACTACTGTTAGAGAGTGAAgcccatttttttaataactaaaatCAAATTGTGAGTGTACCTTAAAGTTGAACATATAACTCCAAATATTGCATAACAATGTGCTTACCTAACCACAATCTtttgtcaaaatcaaaggcatatttttctttcaataacACAAACGATTTTTGAAAATCCTTTGCTGACCAATTCATCAACATACTTATGGTATATTGTCAaagccaaattatttatttcatttaggcctttactagcacttatgaacgtcaaaattataaaaaagttcgattctaattaaaaaaaaaaaaactacaagtaAACAAGTCAAAAAACACCATTCTTTTCACCCAGGAATAATGAACACCCTAACAACGATGGTACAAATGGACGTCAAACCTGACTACGACACTATAATGGACTACACGCTACCGTACGTCAGTTTCACTTCACCGCAGAACTTGATGAAGAAATTCCTGGAAACGGGACTGTCGGTTACCACTGTGTTGACTCCTATGATGCAGACGTTACTGAATACTGGACAGGTTAGGGCGGCTAGTGAGTTGTGTGAGTATTTAGTTTTCATATTTAACTTTAACGGGGTTAACGGGGTTCCAGTCGGGGTTACGGAATTGTTCGAAGGAGTTACTAcagctctggtacataaagggcttatgAAGGAATGTGGTGGGTTTTAGCccgtaagagtctgatactccctcaggCTGCAATCACATCGGCAAGATTTTACGTCTGCTTTCTGATGTAATACATTCATTATCATGACTATCAGAGATCTATAAATAACTGTCAAGAACATTTATTAGCCttaaatgatattattatgcTTGTACAGATAGGTATTGGACAGTCaactaaacatttatttcattaaccTTTCCTTCGAATTCAAACTCAATTCTTTGAAGATTTGTACAAAATGCAGTGTTCGAGGAACATATTTATACAACCCgaaatacaaacttatttagAACAGTGAATTCAATAAGTATATTTATCAAAACTATTCTATTACAGGCGAATTATTCAAAGGCAAAGTCGATGCAGAGAAGCTAATGAAACCTTTATTGAAAGGCTATCTAATAAGTGCAGACATTACCTCAACGATACATACATTAGAAGACATTACTGACAAGTCTATTGAGCAAAATAAAGACTGGGTGGGGAGATTCCTTTGCAAGTTCATGCAGCATCCCAAGATAAAGACTGATCTGACTGATGTTACTAATTTGTTGAAGGTGAGTTTTGAATGAAGGAGTATGTTTTTTAAAAGTAGATGGCGctgatagttatttttaatttaagtaaacaaaGTACGATATTGACACTTCTTGTGGTGCTTTAATGGGTGATAGAAAAGAAATCCTATAAAAAAACTAGCGCTTCTTAATTGCGTTTAAATGAAGATATTCCAGTTggctttttttagttttttttcaccACCTGGCCTAATTTTTTTGCCTGGATAAATtgacatacataatattttctacAATACTGTGCataattgaagaaaaatattcaagaaaATGCTTTATATACATCCTCTTCCTGCCCTATTCCCAAgtaatttggggtcggcgcaacatgtgtTTTTCTTCCATGCTTCTCTGTTAGATatcatacataaatatgttttatatacatgatgttatttatataaattatgttttcactACCAGGGCCTACAGAAATCCACGATAAAGATGTCAACTGTAGCCGCCGACTATTGCCTTGCCCGTGTCCCGGAGAAATACGACCAGGACGCCATAGATAACTTCCGTGATTTAATCATAGCGATTACTGACGAAAGGCTTGTGGACGACGGCGATGTTTTCGACCAGCAGTTACCGCACCCGGTAAGACTTGGATAGATAGATTAATTAGAATTATTTTATCTGGTGAATTTATACAAAAgtgttaattttgaaaactaGGGGATTACATTcttacagccaatttcttcatcaaaagtaaaagtcaaagtaatgtcttaaGTAAAAGCAACGGTCAAATTCACTTTTTCTATcggttttgctgttactttagccttgaaaaaacgaatttgaccgttacttttactttagacattactttgacttttacttttgatgaagaaactggctgtcagCAAATAAAGACTTATTCTATTCTATACATCGCGTAATTTATGGAACGCccctatatataaaatatggcatgcatttatttatgtaacaaaaatatgctTCACTATTTGTCATAAGCTTGTTGTTTAAtctgcatcccgtgggaactacttcgtgtACCCGAATAAACCCTAGCATATAGCTACAGCCTTTCTGCTttctaacactaaaatatttttttatcagtttcgtgcttcctgagattagcgtatTCAAGCAATTtgactcttcagctttataaaatacttataagtTAAGAGATAATCTCTCGTTCTTTCACCATGGGGTAGTGGAATAAGAAGTGGGACGAAAAAGCATCCCAAAGTTTATGAAAGGcttctatttaaaaatatatcacgAATTTAAGTagcaaaatatatgtttataatataggatatatttttatgatacttAATGAAGCCCATGGAATATTCCAGAAACACATGAGCGAAGAAAACCTCCGTGCCCACTTGGCCGAGCTCGAAGCTAAAGGCATGAACACACGCGGCACATTACGGAGGTTGTTACAACAGTACTGCAGAGAGGGGAATTTGCAGGCCGCTAGAGAAATTGCTGAGAGGTGCCAGAAAGAAGGGGTGAGTGATTATTGTTAATTATTGGCATTAACGATTATACGATTGGCGATATATTTATCTAGGCAATATAAAGCTAGAAACATTATAATATCAGGTTTGAGAGACTGTTAAATTGgtggatcccggctgtcatttgaatatttggAAATCGTTAGAGTCCAGAAAAtttgacaatcagtcttacatGAGTATTAGCTTGCcctgaggtcagataggcagtcgctccaagtGAAACATTGTTTCTTAGCTGCATTCGGTCAGACTTTTAGCCGagcccagcatagttgggaaaaagccaAACAGATCATCATCTATAAGTTTAGTCTTTCTCATAAATTCTTGTCTTGTAACTCTAACGATATTTTCTAATTTCCCAGGTATTTCTATCAGCTGGCATGAAAGCGGCTATATTCGATCTTCACGTTAAACTTGGAGAACTTGATATGGCTGAAGTTGCCTTAGCGGATCTCAACAAATCGTCTCCTAACTTCACGCTTGACGAGTATAAGATCATCGACTTTGCAACGCTTATGGTGTATCGGAAGAAGATCAATCAGgcttttgatttaattaatgaGCAGTCTAAGAAgaggtaagatttttttatggttCTGGCAGGAATGACTTTGCGCAACCAGTTAAAAAGCAACCCCCTCCCCATAAACCCATCTTCCATAAACGGGCTAACAATTACTAGCATAATTTTCcaaatacaattttcaaaaaaacttgATACAATAGCTACTGTAACGAGTTGAAGTAAACAAACATTtctgttttataatattggtatagaactataatatttttgaacatgaaatacttaattaaagCACATGGTTGACTAATTTACCAACATCGTAACTACCTATCCTTTGTGTACATACCTATTTTGCAGAGATACACTTATCTACATtcaaacattatattataaagtttcttttttcaacatttcttaTACATCTGTTTTACCTAACACCAGGAACATAAAAGGCGGTCGCAGCATAGCAATGAATTGTTGGCGGCTACTCGACGCGACGGCCGCACAGGGGTCTCACGTAGAAGTGCGGAAGATGTTCGATCTGCTTATAGAGAATAAGTACTGCAAGCCTAGTAACATCATGTTGGGGCCGCTGATTAGGGTGCATTTGAAGAAGTAAGTATAGTATTATATTCTAAGGTacaagtcataaaaataatagatactTGGATGGGCCCTTGGCCTAGCTCCCAGATTAAgaatttttgtgttgttttgaaCATGAAAAAGTCACATGTCACACTTCTCAAACATGCTCACTCTGCTTAAAATTACGGTGGATCCTAGATGTTCTGATTTTTGTCAATGATACTTTCTTGCACCGTATAAGTtgataaaggaaaaaaatatataaagaatcAGTCAATCAGAATCAGAACCTGAAAAGAGCTGAACAAATGTTTATCATtagctaaaattattattaaaaaaaaaaaaaaacagaaataaacatttaatttaatttatagtgACAACGTACAAGAAGCAGTCAACGAATTTGTATCCCTAGctaacaaatataacaaaactCCATTAAAACACGAGCTTCTATGCAAACTCCTGCATCTTATGGGTGACGGACAGACAGAAGAGAAATTTTTGAACAATGAGAAGACTAACGGAAGACTGAACAAATTAGTGCAGATCGTACTTAATATCGATAAGAAGGTGCATGGCCCGGGAGATGTTCAGGTACACTAGTTTTAAATAGGGATATATCATTGATTTGCTGTTTCACATGGTTTTAGTCATCCTGGGGATCTTGTTTCCCGTTGCTGGAtagtattatataatctgtgttaATAGGGATAACGTATcaatataatagttttttttaatcggtcaattagttttctctttatagtAATACTGCAACTGTACAAATTGATTTCTAGATTctatttaagtttatatattttccatATAAGCCTTGTCTTTCTTACTCGTATCTTTCTTTTAATTCTGCACATGATATATCaacataaattaacaaaataacccCTATTAATCTTATTACCTTTAACCCTTCCAGTTGACAATAATAGGAGCATTAGCAGAAGTCGGTTACAAGAAGACTCTTCGCAAATTATTCTTAGACCCCACAGTGAAATTTCATCCCGACGCCATCTTACGTCGCTGTGAACGATTCGCCGATGAGAAGAAAATCAAGGCTTTAGAATCGATAGCGGAATGCGCTAAGGATTTGCGCAGTATCGATATTAGAGACATTTATGATTTGATGCTAGATGTTTTGCGTGAGTATATGTGTTTTAATCGAAGTTAAGAAAAGGTGGttgatagtattttttttttgattccTAAAATTAGAGAGGTACTGATACTGAAGGTCATTAAATTAATCATGAACAACAAAAAGTAAGATTTACGTattgctttttttttcaaaatagtgttgtattttcacaaaaaaaaatatggcaacaCTACTATCCATATCTGATTACCTCTCCAAAAAACGAATTCGTCGATATAATGGGAATAAATTGTTCTTTTCAGAACGTGATGATAACTACGCCGAAGCTTTAGCCCTATTTGGAAGAATGCAGGATGCGGACGTGCCGCCATCGCAGAAATTCGTAAAGAATCTAGTATCTATGGCCAAAGCGAATAACAAAGATGTGCCACCAGAATTGTCTATGCTACTCGATAAAGAGAAAAAGATTGTTCAGACATAAcactagttattttttaaatatttgtacagTTTTTGAAGTATCTTGTTGTGAAacgtaaatattttagtgtGAAAGTGGGCCAGTGGTATCCATCTTCTCTTGGTGACAAACAGTGGATTTCCATATCATATCTATTCCATGGTTTGAGATACGAGA
Above is a window of Helicoverpa zea isolate HzStark_Cry1AcR chromosome 1, ilHelZeax1.1, whole genome shotgun sequence DNA encoding:
- the LOC124632694 gene encoding leucine-rich PPR motif-containing protein, mitochondrial-like isoform X2, coding for MLSRHYIKIAGASRTILHNSLRLNRKYILAPRLHNSYNLNATRFAEKNVEIRHSPKIAQEEDSLHGNRVKKPALSSQEVLEKYVAALNTDLYQKNRVYKNDLQRVLAKVKEYNFSTKKQGLLLIRCCGELLPDETALCRMQMVEQVWNTIKPHTQFGVEHYNELLKVYIANNRTITVSNFISQMAPAKPTTTTYELILRALGEAGDLNQSTEVISNMKAQGLPATESIFNSLIICQGKAGNVHNIQEVMTMMRSLNVDPSIDTYTATTRALAWNKKTDALLDEMEKAKKNGLQFTEAHIMEIVKTLAWVALYQPIPKVLSYLPQEILKTPSITPLMQSTSTLLVFQNHPLAALEIYKCLPLPSFGPKDDQGLHGRSLVRDCVKASMPSSIIGLITQELMSSGRNPIALQNACEAALQQAKVPLALDLMTRMKQLGITLRSHYFWPILLHNSKTYGEKGIMNTLTTMVQMDVKPDYDTIMDYTLPYVSFTSPQNLMKKFLETGLSVTTVLTPMMQTLLNTGQVRAASELCELFKGKVDAEKLMKPLLKGYLISADITSTIHTLEDITDKSIEQNKDWVGRFLCKFMQHPKIKTDLTDVTNLLKGLQKSTIKMSTVAADYCLARVPEKYDQDAIDNFRDLIIAITDERLVDDGDVFDQQLPHPKHMSEENLRAHLAELEAKGMNTRGTLRRLLQQYCREGNLQAAREIAERCQKEGVFLSAGMKAAIFDLHVKLGELDMAEVALADLNKSSPNFTLDEYKIIDFATLMVYRKKINQAFDLINEQSKKRNIKGGRSIAMNCWRLLDATAAQGSHVEVRKMFDLLIENKYCKPSNIMLGPLIRVHLKNDNVQEAVNEFVSLANKYNKTPLKHELLCKLLHLMGDGQTEEKFLNNEKTNGRLNKLVQIVLNIDKKVHGPGDVQLTIIGALAEVGYKKTLRKLFLDPTVKFHPDAILRRCERFADEKKIKALESIAECAKDLRSIDIRDIYDLMLDVLQRDDNYAEALALFGRMQDADVPPSQKFVKNLVSMAKANNKDVPPELSMLLDKEKKIVQT
- the LOC124632694 gene encoding leucine-rich PPR motif-containing protein, mitochondrial-like isoform X1, yielding MLSRHYIKIAGASRTILHNSLRLNRKYILAPRLHNSYNLNATRSITVNAQHRFAEKNVEIRHSPKIAQEEDSLHGNRVKKPALSSQEVLEKYVAALNTDLYQKNRVYKNDLQRVLAKVKEYNFSTKKQGLLLIRCCGELLPDETALCRMQMVEQVWNTIKPHTQFGVEHYNELLKVYIANNRTITVSNFISQMAPAKPTTTTYELILRALGEAGDLNQSTEVISNMKAQGLPATESIFNSLIICQGKAGNVHNIQEVMTMMRSLNVDPSIDTYTATTRALAWNKKTDALLDEMEKAKKNGLQFTEAHIMEIVKTLAWVALYQPIPKVLSYLPQEILKTPSITPLMQSTSTLLVFQNHPLAALEIYKCLPLPSFGPKDDQGLHGRSLVRDCVKASMPSSIIGLITQELMSSGRNPIALQNACEAALQQAKVPLALDLMTRMKQLGITLRSHYFWPILLHNSKTYGEKGIMNTLTTMVQMDVKPDYDTIMDYTLPYVSFTSPQNLMKKFLETGLSVTTVLTPMMQTLLNTGQVRAASELCELFKGKVDAEKLMKPLLKGYLISADITSTIHTLEDITDKSIEQNKDWVGRFLCKFMQHPKIKTDLTDVTNLLKGLQKSTIKMSTVAADYCLARVPEKYDQDAIDNFRDLIIAITDERLVDDGDVFDQQLPHPKHMSEENLRAHLAELEAKGMNTRGTLRRLLQQYCREGNLQAAREIAERCQKEGVFLSAGMKAAIFDLHVKLGELDMAEVALADLNKSSPNFTLDEYKIIDFATLMVYRKKINQAFDLINEQSKKRNIKGGRSIAMNCWRLLDATAAQGSHVEVRKMFDLLIENKYCKPSNIMLGPLIRVHLKNDNVQEAVNEFVSLANKYNKTPLKHELLCKLLHLMGDGQTEEKFLNNEKTNGRLNKLVQIVLNIDKKVHGPGDVQLTIIGALAEVGYKKTLRKLFLDPTVKFHPDAILRRCERFADEKKIKALESIAECAKDLRSIDIRDIYDLMLDVLQRDDNYAEALALFGRMQDADVPPSQKFVKNLVSMAKANNKDVPPELSMLLDKEKKIVQT